The proteins below are encoded in one region of Mauremys reevesii isolate NIE-2019 linkage group 15, ASM1616193v1, whole genome shotgun sequence:
- the KCTD2 gene encoding BTB/POZ domain-containing protein KCTD2, which translates to MAELMAAVDGPPRGRTPSPVLGGIPVPPGPPSPRLAGPACSGGGLSPRSSEPPVPDRPGSGSKWVRLNVGGTYFVSTRQTLCREPKSFLCRLCCQDGPELGSDKDETGAYLIDRDPTYFGPILNYLRHGKLIINKELAEEGVLEEAEFYNIASLVRLVKERIRDNENRTSQGPVKHVYRVLQCQEEELTQMVSTMSDGWKFEQLISIGSSYNYGNEDQAEFLCVVSRELNNSTNGIVIEPSEKAKILQERGSRM; encoded by the exons ATGGCGGAGCTGATGGCGGCGGTGGATGGGCCGCCCCGGGGCCGTACGCCCAGCCCGGTGCTGGGGGGCATCCCGGTTCCTCCCGGGCCGCCGAGCCCCCGTCTGGCCGGGCCTGCCTGTTCCGGAGGGGGGCTGTCCCCGCGTAGCTCCGAGCCGCCCGTCCCGGACAGGCCTGGCTCCGGTTCCAAGTGGGTCCGGCTCAATGTGGGCGGCACATACTTCGTGAGCACCCGGCAGACCCTGTGTCGGGAGCCCAAGTCCTTCCTGTGCCGCCTCTGCTGCCAGGACGGGCCCGAGCTGGGCTCGGACAAG GATGAGACAGGGGCATATCTCATCGACAGGGATCCCACTTATTTTGGTCCGATCCTGAACTACCTCCGACATGGAAAACTCATAATAAACAAGGAGCTGGCAGAAGAAG GGGTACTGGAAGAAGCTGAGTTTTACAATATTGCATCCCTGGTGCGTTTGGTGAAGGAGCGGATACGGGACAATGAGAACAGAACCTCTCAA GGACCCGTAAAACATGTGTACAGAGTCCTGCAGTGCCAAGAGGAAGAGCTCACACAGATGGTGTCCACTATGTCTGATGGATGGAAATTTGAACAG CTAATCAGCATTGGATCTTCCTATAACTATGGGAATGAAGACCAGGCAGAATTCCTCTGTGTCGTCTCAAGGGAGCTCAATAACTCTACCAATGGCATTGTCATCGAACCTAGTGAGAAGGCAAAG